In Zingiber officinale cultivar Zhangliang chromosome 1A, Zo_v1.1, whole genome shotgun sequence, a genomic segment contains:
- the LOC122000341 gene encoding early nodulin-75-like, translated as MGVGFQLLAFLCLVSIGISTSGEDEMIDDYGPPRANRPPASKFKNQNFLSQEMINDYGPPRANRPAASESENENFSSKEMINDYGPPRANRPPASESENENFSSQEMINDYGPPRANRPPASKSENENFSSKEMINDYGPPRANRPPASKSENENFSSQEMINDYGPPRANRPPASKSDNEKFSSQEMINDYGPPRANRPPASESENEKFSSQEMINDYGPPRANRPPASESENGKFSSQEMINDYGPPRANRPPASKYENEKSTSQDMINDYGPPRANRPPASKF; from the exons ATGGGGGTAGGGTTCCAATTGTTAGCCTTTCTGTGCTTGGTTTCTATTGGTATTTCTACTTCAG GAGAAGATGAAATGATAGATGACTATGGTCCTCCAAGGGCAAATAGACCACCAGCATCAAAATTTAAGAATCAAAATTTTTTATCACAAGAAATGATAAATGACTATGGTCCCCCAAGGGCAAATAGACCTGCAGCATCAGAATCCGAgaatgaaaatttttcatcaaaAGAAATGATAAATGATTATGGTCCCCCAAGGGCAaatagacctccagcatcagaatccgagaatgaaaatttttcatcacAAGAAATGATAAATGACTATGGTCCTCCAAGGGCAAATAGACCTCCAGCATCAAAATCCGAGAATGAAAACTTTTCATCAAAAGAAATGATAAATGATTATGGTCCCCCAAGGGCAAATAGACCTCCAGCATCAAAATCCGAgaatgaaaatttttcatcacAAGAAATGATAAATGACTATGGTCCCCCAAGGGCAAATAGACCTCCAGCATCAAAATCCGAtaatgaaaaattttcatcaCAAGAAATGATAAATGACTATGGCCCCCCAAGGGCAaatagacctccagcatcagaatCCGAGAATGAAAAATTTTCATCACAAGAAATGATAAATGACTATGGTCCCCCAAGGGCAaatagacctccagcatcagaatCCGAGAATGGAAAATTTTCATCACAAGAAATGATAAATGACTATGGACCCCCAAGGGCAAATAGACCTCCAGCATCAAAATACGAGAATGAAAAATCTACATCACAAGACATGATAAATGACTATGGTCCCCCAAGGGCAAATAGACCTCCAGCTTCAAAATTTTAG
- the LOC122007083 gene encoding uncharacterized protein LOC122007083, with amino-acid sequence MNGHTSGSAVHGDAVEAIKVSSLSPSHLLLLLRLQQIVAIASEAARQSLKKKGLHVPLWRRHEYMRTKWFSAYQRAAAIEEAGGAENNSRDGIDSPCLISTVSFPRTADESCGKEVMRPASIEVAGSPWKTAPTRKKSPTGLALVLESRPLPLCSGEARTPLQGRGAGSPLCSDRLGHAWSSPQLEPRIACSGPSLRLSPA; translated from the exons ATGAACGGCCACACTTCCGGATCTGCCGTTCACGGCGACGCGGTGGAGGCAATCAAGGTAAGTTCCCTTTCGCCTTcgcatcttctccttttgctcCGGCTGCAGCAGATCGTGGCCATCGCCTCGGAGGCGGCACGGCAGAGCCTGAAGAAGAAGGGCCTCCACGTGCCTCTGTGGCGGCGGCACGAGTACATGAGGACCAAATGGTTCTCCGCTTACCAGCGCGCAGCCGCAATCGAAGAAGCCGGAGGAGCCGAGAACAACTCCCGCGATGGCATCGACAGTCCCTGCTTAATCTCGACCGTCAGTTTTCCCCGCACGGCCGACGAATCCTGTGGCAAGGAAGTGATGAGGCCGGCGTCGATTGAGGTAGCGGGCTCGCCGTGGAAGACTGCTCCGACGAGGAAAAAGTCCCCAACTGGACTCGCTTTGGTctt AGAATCTCGGCCTCTCCCTCTCTGCAGTGGAGAGGCTCGGACTCCTCTCCAGGGCAGAGGAGCTGGGAGTCCTCTCTGCAGCGACAGACTTGGCCACGCCTGGAGCTCTCCTCAGCTTGAGCCTCGTATTGCTTGCTCTGGGCCCTCTCTACGTCTATCTCCTGCCTGA